In the genome of Eschrichtius robustus isolate mEscRob2 chromosome 12, mEscRob2.pri, whole genome shotgun sequence, one region contains:
- the C12H6orf47 gene encoding uncharacterized protein C6orf47 homolog — protein sequence MFLRQLGGWLPRPWGRWKSTRPDLPAPEPRRMDSSSENSGSDWDSAPETMGDLGPPKTKDSGAQRSSGAAPEPSRESQVEQLGCKRMDSLKWDKTVSSTQESGRLEAGETIPKLGWDPVDSGSTRKPGVSPEEGLSSPGPEAPAEKPGQHQKLLGWLRGETGGGAGAPYQYLGGPEECLQISTNLTLHLLELLASALLGLCSRPLRAALDALGLRGPLGLWLHGLLSFLAALHGLHAVLSLLTAHPLHFACLFGLLQALVLAVSLREPSGDGEATDLEGEKLGREGEEQRGDPGKRL from the coding sequence ATGTTCCTGCGACAGCTTGGTGGCTGGCTACCTCGCCCCTGGGGCCGCTGGAAATCAACGAGGCCTGACCTGCCCGCCCCAGAACCCAGACGGATGGACAGCTCCTCTGAGAATTCAGGGAGTGACTGGGACAGTGCCCCAGAAACCATGGGAGATCTGGGGCCTCCCAAGACCAAGGACTCAGGTGCACAGAGGAGCTCTGGGGCTGCTCCAGAACCAAGCAGGGAGTCCCAAGTTGAGCAACTGGGGTGCAAAAGAATGGATTCTCTCAAGTGGGACAAGACTGTCTCTAGCACTCAAGAGTCTGGGAGATTGGAGGCTGGAGAGACCATTCCCAAACTAGGATGGGATCCTGTGGACTCAGGTAGCACCAGGAAGCCTGGTGTGTCCCCTGAAGAGGGACTGAGTTCCCCTGGGCCTGAAGCCCCAGCGGAGAAGCCTGGCCAGCATCAGAAGCTGCTGGGCTGGCTGCGGGGGGAAACAGGTGGGGGAGCAGGGGCTCCCTACCAGTACCTGGGGGGCCCAGAGGAGTGTCTGCAGATCTCCACCAACCTGACCCTGCATCTGCTGGAGCTTCTGGCCTCAGCCCTGCTAGGGCTGTGCTCAAGGCCCTTGCGGGCAGCCTTGGACGCGTTGGGCCTGCGTGGACCGCTGGGCCTCTGGCTGCATGGGCTACTGTCCTTCCTGGCTGCCCTGCATGGGCTCCATGCTGTGCTGAGCCTACTTACCGCTCACCCCCTGCACTTTGCCTGCCTCTTTGGTCTTCTACAGGCCCTGGTGCTGGCTGTCAGCCTCCGGGAGCccagtggggatggggaggccACTGACTTGGAGGGCGAGAAgttggggagggagggtgaggagcagaggggagacccaggaaagagGCTGTGA